Proteins from a genomic interval of Hoplias malabaricus isolate fHopMal1 chromosome 13, fHopMal1.hap1, whole genome shotgun sequence:
- the iqck gene encoding IQ domain-containing protein K, protein MSSPGFQQCPNILYLERSVFPVLLPGLDAMLREALKHQCLKKEGTTFNGCDFLTEWLYNKNEKRAGNNILDFQKIPFVRDWLSKHPRPAVPITLQLTDEQAALLIQAFWRGYKIRTRPDVQELRQWQKKLREENRDVVKAVQESRVGSELNDFVDEFDQHGESGVSIQVVSPTPYNTPAPHSALDGTITPGLLMLEPHVNSPSQTHSLFQGPQTSDRHHTE, encoded by the exons ATGTCTTCTCCAGGATTCCAACAAT GCCCCAACATCCTGTACCTGGAAAGAAGTGTGTTTCCTGTGCTGCTGCCGGGATTAGACGCCATGTTGAGAGAAGCACTGAAGCACCAATGTCTAAAA AAGGAAGGAACTACGTTTAATGGCTGTGACTTTCTGACAGAATGGTTGTACAA CAAGAATGAGAAGAGGGCTGGAAATAACATTTTGGATTTCCAAAAAATTCCCTTCGTACGCGACTGGCTCAGCAAACA TCCAAGGCCAGCCGTCCCCATCACTCTTCAGCTGACAGACGAGCAGGCTGCGCTTCTCATCCAGGCCTTCTGGAGGGGCTACAAG aTTCGCACTCGTCCAGACGTGCAAGAGTTAAGACAATGGCAAAAGAAGCTCCGGGAAGAAAACCGTGACGTTGTTAAAGCTGTTCAAGAGAGCAGAG TTGGGTCAGAGCTGAATGATTTTGTTGATGAATTTGACCAGCATGGAGAGTCCGGTGTTTCGATCCAGGTCGTGTCGCCAACTCCCTACAACACCCCTGCACCACATAGCGCTCTGGATGGCACCATCACCCCTGGTTTGCTCATGTTGGAGCCACATGTCAATTCACCATCTCAAACACACAGTCTGTTTCAGGGACCACAGACGTCTGACAGACACCACACTGAATGA